The stretch of DNA NNNNNNNNNNNNNNNNNNNNNNNNNNNNNNNNNNNNNNNNNNNNNNNNNNNNNNNNNNNNNNNNNNNNNNNNNNNNNNNNNNNNNNNNNNNNNNNNNNNNNNNNNNNNNNNNNNNNNNNNNNNNNNNNNNNNNNNNNNNNNNNNNNNNNNNNNNNNNNNNNNNNNNNNNNNNNNNNNNNNNNNNNNNNNNNNNNNNNNNNNNNNNNNNNNNNNNNNNNNNNNNNNNNNNNNNNNNNNNNNNNNNNNNNNNNNNNNNNNNNNNNNNNNNNNNNNNNNNNNNNNNNNNNNNNNNNNNNNNNNNNNNNNNNNNNNNNNNNNNNNNNNNNNNNNNNNNNNNNNNNNNNNNNNNNNNNNNNNNNNNNNNNNNNNNNNNNNNNNNNNNNNNNNNNNNNNNNNNNNNNNNNNNNNNNNNNNNNNNNNNNNNNNNNNNNNNNNNNNNNNNNNNNNNNNNNNNNNNNNNNNNNNNNNNNNNNNNNNNNNNNNNNNNNNtttttttttttttttttttttttttttggagtgacAAGGAAATTCGCAGGTATTATATAAGTGTGTGGAGTGGTATGGAGTGGTTCTCTTAAATGGAAGGTCATAGTTTTGAGCTCTTATGGAGGTAGTATCGACtgtttgtgcttcagtaagttgagaaattagttatgaatagatactacattgtaatagagttaaaagtactaaaaaaaaatataagcgTGTGAATTGGGTAAATCTCATCTTGTGAGTTGTGATTTTAGTTGGTAATAAATTACAAGGAGttaaaggaaagtaagacacataaaatgggatagagggagtatgtatatattaggtgacaaagaaaatcTGCAATCGTTATTCAAAGATGGGAATGTAGTAAATCCTATCCTATGTAATAACCTGTAAACCACACAGTAAATGTAAATTACACTATCATGTGCGACAAGCTCAACTAAAAGACTATTGACAAATATCGaactcaatatttttttttatttttactctaTCACTaaaaattttcttcttaatttaTCACATAATGAATGTAGgatattttcaataattgttttttattttcgtGAAATAGACGTCTATTGACTTTTTGAATTTGAGCTTGTTAGTTATAAGGGCTctgtttgacagagcttatttaggagcttatagtttattttaaactactaataaactataagtTCTGATAGGTAACATTCTCAAAATAAGCCAAACATAGCCAAGAAAGCAGACAATCTGATTGCAGCTTATAATTATGCAATGGTTGGTGGGTTATTAAATTGGCACATCCACTCattaattgagaaaaaaaaaattgttatctGAATGCTTTGAATTGAAAGAGAGATCGAGATGGCTTGTGTTGCTTTGACTTCTCTGATGGCAACAATTAAGCTACAGTTTCTGCAACCCAATAATCCAAGGGTTTCTCTTGATGATGAAGCTTTCCATATCAATCAAATCTTTGTTTCAAAAGCTTTCATCTTTGCAAGGTTTTGTGCAGGAGAAATCCGGGGCAATCAGAGATTTGGAGATAGAGATCAGAGACTTTGCACTGGATGCCGAAGACCGCATCGAAACACAACTAAGCAACTTTCTTCTGGCCATCAAGAACCCAGAGTATCAACAAAAAGCTTATGAGCAACTCCATCAAACCTTGGGTGATGATGAAGAAGTGGTGAATGAAAGTGAAGGACCACTCATTCCTTGGTTAAAACATTATTCGGCTTCGGAGCCCAGCAATGTTATGGTGGGTCGTAGCAGTGATCGTATGCGATAATGGACGAACTCCTCTGGATCTGGCTCTGAGGAACTaaaattaccaaacagagcttatagcttattagtagtttaaaataagctataaactcttAAATAAGTTCTCCAAACAGAGCCCTTATAGCTAACAAGCTTAGATTCAAAAAGTCAATAGACGTCTATTTCacgaaaacaaaaaacaattattgaaaatatcCTACATTCATTATGTGATAAACAAAAGCTCAAATCATTCTTTAACCCATGACTCAATAGCAACCTACAACCACCATTATATCCTGTCGCACAGGCCATTATCAACATAATAGTTCAAAAAGACttgacgattcggaatgagtcatGCTCGATGATTCAGAATGAACCGAATGGAACattccaacaaataattcaaaagtaaagactcgacgattcggaatgaatCAAGCTCGACGACTCGGAATGAACATTTAGGAACGTTCCAAGCCgaacaaaacaaataacaaattgtaGGTTGTCGCATAAGTTTGGTcaaacattcaatataattcTAATAATCAAATAGCCAATTGTAGCAAAAATCACTTCTTTAAAATCACATAACAAAGTACGTATCCAAAAGTAGTATGAAATCCGTATAACTCATAACTTGGCAAAACGAATATGAaatcataaactaataattgtcaaataaattaCTTGATCCTCTTTTCGAGCAAAACACCTTAGTACAAACCATACCCATCAATCGAATAATAGTGAAATCACACTTTAACAATCATAAATAGCTTGAGTCATACTAtatcaaaaatctaaaaatatttttaactcaaaCTACCCTAAAATGGGTATTCAAGTGGTAGAGATTCCAAAATAGGTTATGAGTTTTGGAAAATAAGGAGAGAAGGGTTAACCACTTACTTAAAACATCCAAATCTTAGCTATTTAGCTCACCCAAATACTTATTATCAAAATccctaatattttcaaaacatcaCTCTTAGGACTCCAATGATAAACCCAACTCAAAAAGAGTGAAATATGGAGGTCAAACTTACCTAGAATATTCCAATTACTTTAGACCTAAGCTTGAAGAAGATGGATATCCAAGCTTCAAGATTTGTCCTTCCCCTATCTCTCTAGTTAGCTCTCTTTATCTTCTTTCAAATGAGATATTTATCCAAAGGCAAAGTGATTCCTTAACCTTTAAACAATgggtaatttagtaatttttattcaaTATCAAACTTTAACAACCTTTGACTTGTTGACCTcatttaataaacataaatataattgtatttataaGGAAGTGGGTATTACATTGCTACCCCTAGTCAATAAAATCATCaaaagtaaatataacatgCGCTTTTGTGACTTGTGATATGCGttttgtgtcttgtattatgagtttttgtgtcttatgttatgtaATTCTATATCTtaagaatattaattttgtatcagaactaaaataaatataaaacatgtgtatgtgttttgtgttatgcgTTTCTATGACTCATGTTATACAATCTTGTAGTTTAAGCATATGGATTTTGTAacatgatatttttaaaatttaaaatttcaaacacTAATATGGTAAGAAATCTAGTTAATCGAccaatatacttttttttttttttaaatgaatctTCAAAGTGGTTGGAAGTTGGAACTCAAATTTTAACtgtaaattaaacttttaacaTTCTGACTACGCCAAGCAGAAGCAGGCAAGCATACTAGCTAGGCTATTAAATTTTGTTTGGCATGAAGAATATATTTAAAGATAaaggatcaaatattcaaaagTTTTGAGTCACTAGCACAAAGTTTTACAGATgagagagaaattaaaagatttttttagtAAGCAAGTTTGGAAGGTTGTGGGCGGCACATTCAATTCACCCATTGATTGAGAAAACTTGAATAGAGATCTGAATAATTTGAGAGTTAGAGAGATGGCTTGTGTTGCTTTGACGTCTCTCATTGTAACAATGGAGTTAGAGTTTCTGCAACCCATTCCAAGGGTTCCTCTTGATGATGAAGCATCTATATCAATGGAATCTTTATTTGAAAAGCTTCTATTTTTGAAAGTTTTAGTGCAGCAGAAATCCGGAGGTGGCTCTGTAATCAGAGATTTGGAGGTAAAGATTAGAGACTTCGCACTGGAAGCCGAAGATGGCATCGAAATACAACTAAGCAACTTTCTTCTGGCCAAAAACGGAGAGGATCAACAAAAAGCTTGTCAGAAATTCCACCAGATCTTGCAAGAAGCGGCAGAAAACGCAGCAGAGTTGCTGGAAATAATCAAGGAAgctgatgatgaagaagaggtGGTGAATAAAAGAGAACGATCACTGATTCCTTGGTTAAAACATGCTTCGGAGCCCGGCAATAATGTTATATCCTTTCGGCGGCATTCTCCGATGCTTGAGGAGGAGGGCAGAATGGTGGGTCGTCACCTTGATCATATGCTGGTAGTGGATCAACTGGTCCCGAATGAACGGGAAGAACATCGAGCTAAAGTAATCACAATTGTTGTTGGTATGACTGGTATAGGAAAAACAACTTTAGCTAGAAATGTCTATAATGATCCAAAAGTTACATCCCACTTTGATGTACGATGTTGGGTTACTATGTCTGGGGAATACAACAAGACCCAAATGCTACACCACCTTCTTTGGACACTAGCAGAGGCAgatgatgatgaaattaaagagGGAAGCATTCCTAAGGAGGGTCTAGCAGCTGCTGAGCAGGTATACAAATGCTTGAAAGGTAAGCGGTATCTAATTGTTTTAGACAACTTATGGAACAATCAAGCTTGGTATGATATAAGAAGATGTCTTCCTGATGATAATATTGGACATCGCATAGTGATAACCACTGCCCATTTCAGGAGGGATGATTATGATTACTCCTCTTACTATATCCACAGGATGACTTTGCTAAATCCAGAAGAAAGTTGGGATTTCTTTTGTAATAACCCTTTTTTGGAGCAACATATGGCacctaaatttgaaaaaattaggaGCGAAGTTGTAGAGAAATGTGAAGGATTGCCGCACACAATTCTTGTAGTTGCAAAACGTCTATCTAAGTGTGACGACATACTGCAGGAATGGAAGAAGGTTGAAAAGGAAGTAGAGTTGCTTGGAGTTCTAGATAGCAGGGCACTCACCCTCACTTACAATCAATTGCCACAACATTTAAAAGTttgttttctatattttggagtctttccaaaaCGTAGTGCAATTGAAGTGAAACAACTTATTAGGTTATGGATTGATGAGGGATTTATTGAGCCATTGGATCATAAGGGGTCAGAAAATCAAGCTTATGAGTATTTACTCGAGTTTATATCTAGAAGTCTTATTCTAATTGACAGTTGGAGTTCTGATGATAAAGTTAAGAATTGTAGGATGCATAGTGCCTTGCATAGCTTTTGCGTAAGAGAAGCTCAGAAAGAGGGcattttttgtgctttaaatacTCTGCAACTCCCGCGAGGGTCATTTAGCATGTTTGCAAATTCATGCTGTTGGTTAAGTTTATACACACATAGATTTGACTATTATGTGTTGTTCGGAACAAACAACCCTcgctccattttcttcttcaatgaAGATGATGACATATCGGTATCTTTCAAGTTGCTAAGAGTTTTGGCTTTTGTtccatcttcatttcttcaaagaGAGCCAACACGCTTACAAGATTTAGTTTTTTTGAGATACCTATCTGTATCAGAATGGTTTGAGGGTCTTGATTATGTAGTGTCAATGAATCGAAACTTGCAGACACTTGTTGTTTATAGTAAAGAATCCCAACTTGGATCACCTACTCTCCATTTGCCTTCTACAATTTGGGAGTCACCACAATTACAACATCTTGAACTTGACAAATCTTATCTGATTGATCCTCCCAGCATGGTTAAAGATAATATGCAAACATTATCTTGGGTGTGTCCAACTCATTGTAGAACGGAAGTGTATCGCAAGTTtccaaacattaaaaagttgaaattttttgtatttggcAGCAATCCCATTATTTTGGGTAGCCTTGAATATTTGGAACGGCTTGAGAAGTTATCAATTTCGGTTTGGTTTGGTTGCATTGTAACCCTTTCGAAACCATCTATGTTTCCTTCAGAACtaaagaagttgaagctgaatGGTACTAAACTTTCAAAGAGGGATTTAATGGCAATTAGCATGTTGCCTCAACTTGAGGTTCTCAAGTTGGAAAACGCCCTTCATGGTAAAGTATGGAAAGTAGCTGAAGGAAGATTCGATCAATTAAAATTCTTGTGTCTTGAAGATAAAACGCTTAAGATGTGGGTGGTCGGTGCAGGATCCTTCCCACGTCTTAGGCACTTAGTCCTAAgattttgttattgtttgaAAGAAATCCCTTGGATTATGGCATATATTTATTGCTTGAAGTCAATTAAGTTGCAGCAGTGTTGTCGTACCCTCATTGCTTCTGCAGAGCGTATTATAAAAGTTCAACACTGTATGGGAACCGCAATTTTGGAGGTTAGAAGCTACTATAAGTATAGCATGATTCATTCTTAGGTGGTGTTTGGTTGTAGACCTTTTTACACCATACTATGACTTTTGATACCcattattatgtttgtttgcatacttttgttatcctactattggattcaaattctttagtaattacaaaatcCATTATCATTTTACTCATTTACTTTTGAACAACAGAATAAAAAATAagggagaaaaaaatgaaaaaaataaaaagatcatTGTGCATACCttgaatatgaaattttaatatatatatacacatacatatatgtatgtgtatatatatgtattatatttatatatatttgtttatttttattttaattaattaattatttatttattttgattccacCTCCTTTTTactaccaaacaaagtgttTCCTTCTACTTAaacccattatcattaccaagtactCCATATTTGATTCCCATGACTGTTTCCATTCCGATGTTTGAACCAAACCTACCCTTacttttccatttatttttctatttagtgGTTTTTTTGAGAACCTATTTAGTGGTTAATTACTTCCATTACAAAAATCATCTGTTGCTATTTCTCCTTCAATTCTGAtctcatttcattattattttttcatttatttgtcTATTCAATATAATGCTAATTTTCTTTACAAAATCTATTGCTATTATATCCTTCTGATCTCATTTcactttcttcatttttcattcttttttttttttttatatatatatatatatagctcaagGGACTTGAAAGTTATGAATCAGAGTGTACACACACAGAAGAGTCTAAACCTTCAGATGATGAATCAGAGTGTACACACACAGAAGACTCCTCTATATCTTCAGATGATGAATGACAAGGTATGGATACTATAATTGAATCACAAAAATTGGTAACCCACTATATATTCTTAATATTTGCCTcctatttatttatgttatttttcctTTCTATTCCATGTTTTTATTACTTTGCAGTCCCCTATTTTCTGTATGGAATCttctatttaaacaaattttatatgaTGAAAGATCATAGCATTTGGTTATCAATTAATAGTCTTAAATTTTAAgttatgtatttgattttatCTCTTTATATGTTTTGAATCTAAGAGGATATCTGGGAAGAATATCTGATCTCAagtcaaataatcaaatacaaggAAGAACTGAAGATGGTGACTATTATGAAACTAATCCAGATTTTGAACATACCCATACAAGAGTCGATTCTTATTGCTTTGCAAATTTCTTACCAATTGTATGAAGTTGTTGGGTTGACAAATGCtacttttgagttttgagttGTGATTATATGTTATTTTTGCCTTgtaaaattgcactttttgcaTGTGAAAATATTTCTATTACTTTTCAAGAGTCTTGTAATTCAGTCATATAAGTGTGTGATAAGTGTGAAATACACTATGTTTGTGGGGTGTTTTTGAGGAGTACAGTGTTGTGCTTTAATTATTGTCCTTAGAATGTTGTGACAATGTGTCTAAAGATGGTTTACTTATTTGAACTCCGATTTCAAAAGNgggggggggggggggggggggatggtCTCCTAAAGAAGATAtgctcttatatatatagtctatGTGAGGTAAACATTGATACTGAATAGCACCATCTTTTGAACTCACCATGCTATTGTCTCCCCGGATTTTGAGTTAGCACccgaaaaaaagaagaaaagaaagtctAGCGCTtgatttatgttattatgaaGCTAGTTTTGTGTTTGAAGTTGTGCTAGTTTTTCTGTTTCTCGTACATTAGTTTTTCTTGCTTTCTTGGTTTTGCATATGATCGATATGCCCTGTTGTCACCATTTTGATGGCGTGCAGTTTCAATATCAATCCATGTAGTTATCGTTTTGTTGGCCTTATAAATGAGCATTGTCTGCAGGCACAGAGGATATTTGGCAACAGATGGACAGAAATCGCGAAGGTGGTTTCAGGCAGGTATGATTCTCCGTTTTCTCATTGAGTAGATGGTTTTAATGGCGCTTTAAATCCAAGCTTGTCTGTTCGTGCAGAACTGATAATGCTGTGAAGAATCGGTTCACGATCCTCTGCAAAAAGAGAGCGAAGAACGAGGCATTAGCAAAAGAAAACAGTAATTCATCCATTAATAATAGGAGGGTTATCTTTCCAAGTTGGCTCAACAGTAGTGATAGCATTTCAGAATCTGCAGTGCCCCTTAAGAAGCAGAGGTAAAATTAGCGTAACGTGTGCTTCAACTCTATATGATCATGCTCCAGTAAATAACATTCGGTTTCTTGGCGTTTAGGAGGAGTCACATTCCAGACCACCCTGAAAGTTTTAGCAACGGGGAAAAAACACTCGTGAGTTGTGATGCGACAAATCAGATGCTAAGGTCTCCATTTGCTGTAATAGGTCAAAATCTCTACAGTCCTGGGAGCAACGTATCGAGTCATCAAAATGATGAGGACACCAAAGATTTGCACGCCAATGGTAAATAATCTGAAGCAATGTTTGGCTGTTAATACACCATTAGGTTATATAAGTCAGAAAAGTCATTTAGACCATCAACTATTTGAAAAGTTCttttacttttataattaacacTGGTTTTGGATCAAGCAGGCTCTAGCAATAAAACTGAAGGAACATTTCTTAAGAAGGATGATCCGAAGATACTCGCATTGATGCAACAAGCTGAACTACTGAGCTCGCTGGCACTCAAAGTCAATTCCGAAAACACAGACCAGAGTCTTGAAAACGCTTGCAAGGTCAGGAAAAAACTAGCATTCTTGTATGGAGGAATTGGCATTATCAACATTGCAGTGTTTGCATAGTTTATTTCTCTATAACCCAAAAATATTCAGATTGCAACAACTTAAAGGCccttcaaagttcaatttcCGACCACTATTTTTTATAGTAATTGTGTATTAATTGGTGTAGTTCATTTCCCCTTAAAGATAGTCATCTAATgtcagaatatatatatatatatatatatatatttatagccAATATTCTTTTGCACTACTCTGTATTATGCTGTCTATATGTTGTTTGTTCACATGATAACGGCTCAATCAGTGGATCTTCTGATACGAAAAGAATCTTTTTAGGTACTCGAAGATTTTCTCAATCATACAAAAGATGGTGATGTGACGAAATGCCAAATTGCTGAGATGGAGATTCAGCTCGAGAATTTTAAGCAATCTgcaaatgaattaaaaaacaTTAATGAATGCAGTCAACCATCTTGGAGGTATTGTTACGTGCAAGCTAAATATGTTACTTGGGAATCTTTGTCCACAAAAATGGGAGTGCCTAATATATTGTTGTGCAGGCAACCTGCTTTATCGGAAGAATCTGCAGGCAGCTCGGAGTATAGCACTGGATCAACTTTACTAGCCCACGGGGTTGGTGATAATGGAGAAAAGAGCAAAGCCGAGCTATGTTCATTGCATCAGGATATTGAATCGGGATTACAATCAACCCACATTGATGATGAATTTGCAAAAGGAATTTCTGGCAATAATGCCTCGACTTCTCAAGGTGTGAAAGACTTCTACTTTATGCAAGGCATTTTTAATCCGATTAATAGCCACTTCAAGCTTATCAAATTTGTTTGTTTCCAGCTTGTGACAAAGTTAATCCCATTAATGAGAATATATGTGAGTATTCAAACGAAGAATGCTGTTCCCCTCTTCAAGTAACCCCGATGTTCAGATCACTCGCAGCAGCTATTCCCAGCCCGAAATTTTCAGaaagtgtaagtaatttaacACCCTTCATTGTTTCACTATCTGACCTAAACTCGATTCAATGTTGACAATGTTTTTCATTCGTTTTCAGGAGAGACAATTCCTACTAAAAACGCTTGGAATGGAATCTACGTCTCCGAATCCAAGCATCAATCCTTCTCATCCTCCATAGTTTATGACAAAACTTTTACTGATCGATCAATCTCGTGCAGATTCTGCTGTGCTCAACCACCATGACTTTTCGTCCGAAAATTTCAGGCATGTGTAGATGTTTTTTAAAGCCAGTTTTCCGTTGGATTGCAGTCATTATGACCCGAGTTTTTACAAAGAGGCCATGAAGATCTATCTGGTCCCAAAGACCACAATCTAGAATGCTAAGGAGCATCCTAGTATTTTCCGAAGATCTGATAAGATGGTCTGCATCCTTTCTCAACTTACCAGCCTAATACAGTGTCTAGagtgttgttttgtttttttgtgttgTGTCACATTCTTTTGTGTGTTGTATGGGAGAGTTGGATAGGGCATCCAATAATGTTCCTATAAGGCTTTTTACGGTATTTATATGCCAATTGTACAGAATATATACAATGTAGTTACAGATTGGCACATCGCCAATAATTACTCCATCCCTGATATAGAACATAtcgaaaagaagaagaagaatacatTTTGATAGAAGAGGAGAGGAGGATCAACATCAACCAGTTGAACCGACCCCTCCCTAGCTAGCGTTTTTGCTTCGTGTGCAGAGTTTAGATAATAAGTTTTGTGGTGTTCTGTTTCTCTCATCTTTATGTAACACTCATACTTATTGGAGTGGAAAATCCAATATTGCCTTttgcgtgtatatatatgtctCTGAAAGCAAATTACTTTGAATTGAACAAGATTTGGACTAAAGACGTGTTGTTAGGATCGAGCATTTTCGTGAGGCagagtgttggacttggcctttcTGGCTTCTGTCCAACACTCCCCTTAGCCACATAGTGCTGGACTTGGTCCTTTACTGGCTTACGCCCAACCAGATGCACATATGCATGCTAGAAGCCACGAAAGAATTGTAAAACGACACGTTCTTGGATACATAGAATAGGAGAAGAGTTGAGATAGAGATTCTTACAGTGTTTTGTAGCTTTTTCTGTGGCCATGAATTCAGAAGCTTCCTTGACAGCACCACTGCTGTGTTTGCTTTACTGAGATCTGCAATGGGGTAAGTGTTGTGGGGAAGAAGCTAAGGGGTCTGAGTTATTTAAGTTGGTCAGAGGGCTAAGTGTGATGAATGGCAGAATGCAGAAAGTAGGGGAGGGAACTCTTTGCAAATTAAAGTGTGGAGTATAGTGGCAGTCACTTGAGtgaaaagactaaaatgtccctCATTCCCATTCTCAAGTCCTGAGTCAGAAGGGGGCATTATGGTATATCTACATGTTACTGGTTCTCCCACCAGGGCCCAAAGTTGAGAATCCCATCATTTAAAGCAAAACTTTAACATAACACAAGGATTACAGTTTGGGACTTTGGGTCCATCTCTCAAATTTgaacttttgagttttgactgtAACAACAGTTTCATAACCttaaaccaaatatttgattctaATCTTCACAGTTCATTAGTATTTAGATGCAAGAAATGCTTTCAAAAGCattattgatatataaaaatcatGGACTTCCTCTTCTTTTGCACCATCCTCTGCAACTTCCTCCATTTCAAGTATGACATCCTGAGAAAACCATTGCTTCCTAGACAGAGGGTTGTCACTCAGCAAAAAATACACTACAATGCTGACAAACTTTCTAGTTGTTGTGATTGCCAGAGAACCAAACCaagaaaaaacaatatttttcttgctttcaaaaaagtaaaaaaaaatatttttctcaaaatttaagaaattgaccttttttttttggacaatgGAAATTCATTAATTTAGATCAGAACAAAATACATCGAGAAGGAAAGATATAGCGTAAGACCTCTATTCCTTACGATCAGTTATGAATACAACCTtcctaataagtaataagtaataactaaatggACAATTCTATTCGCGGACTGTAGCAGTAATACTTCCTGCAATGAAATGGCCCTTGAGTGACTATCATTAGCTGCATCAACATTCAACTTGGGACAGGGAGAAGGGGCAGAAATTGACTTTCTTGAAAAATATGTTTTCCAGAAGCTCTTAGAAATTTTGTAATAAGCAGACCATCTTATTCTGCACTGTTTGGAGGGCTGTTGGCTCATCCACTCATTGATTGAGAAAACTTCTTGAGATCTGAAATTCTGAATaatttgagagagagagagatggcttGTGTTGCTTTGAGCTCTCTCATGGCAACAATGGAGTTGGAGTTTCTGCAACCCAGTCCTAGGGTTTCTCTTGATGATGAAGCATCTATATCAGTGAAATCTTTGTTCGAAAATCTTTCATCTTTGCAAGCTTTTGTGCAGGAGAAATCCGGGGGTGGCGCTGCAATAAGAGATTTAGAAATCGAGATCAGAGACTTTGCACTCCATGCTGAGGACCGCATCGAAATACAACTAAGCAACTTCGTTCTGGCCAAGGACACACAGGATCAACAAAAAGCTTCCCAGCAACTCCACCAAATCTTGGGAGAAGCAGCAGAAAACGCAGCAGACTTGCTGCAAATCATAATCAACCACGCTGATGATCATGATGAGGCCAATAAAAGTGATGTTCAACCACTAATTCCTTGGTTAAAACACAATCCGGCTTCGGAGCCCAGCAATCATACATCCTTACGGCATTCTTCAATGGTCGGTCGTCGCCGTGATCATACCGTGATGAGGAACACACTCCTCTCATCGGACCGTAATCTAAGAGTAATCTCAATTGTTGGGATGCCCGGTATTGGAAAGACAACTTTAGCCAGAAGTGTCTTTAGAGATCGAACAATTGTATGGCGTTTCGGTGTACGAGCTTGGGTTAGTATGTGTTGGGGATATACCACGAGCGAAATGCTACACCAGCTTCTTTGGACAATAGCAGAGCCAGATGAAATTAAAAAGGGAAGCATTCAAGATGATCTAGCA from Ipomoea triloba cultivar NCNSP0323 chromosome 7, ASM357664v1 encodes:
- the LOC116025127 gene encoding putative disease resistance protein At1g59780 encodes the protein MACVALTSLIVTMELEFLQPIPRVPLDDEASISMESLFEKLLFLKVLVQQKSGGGSVIRDLEVKIRDFALEAEDGIEIQLSNFLLAKNGEDQQKACQKFHQILQEAAENAAELLEIIKEADDEEEVVNKRERSLIPWLKHASEPGNNVISFRRHSPMLEEEGRMVGRHLDHMLVVDQLVPNEREEHRAKVITIVVGMTGIGKTTLARNVYNDPKVTSHFDVRCWVTMSGEYNKTQMLHHLLWTLAEADDDEIKEGSIPKEGLAAAEQVYKCLKGGMIMITPLTISTG